In the genome of Entelurus aequoreus isolate RoL-2023_Sb linkage group LG15, RoL_Eaeq_v1.1, whole genome shotgun sequence, one region contains:
- the gli3 gene encoding transcriptional activator GLI3 isoform X1: METHSQASSAAEKKKRVETIVATKGSSARNDISEKAVASSTTSNEDESSSSPYHRERRNALSSTSARPGAPVTEEPSTSTEERPTLLKKELHGSLPHLADHALPYRGTFFAMDPRNGYLDSHYPAPQFFPTFHPPVPIDDRHAQGRYIYEPSPVPPLHVPPVLAGSPAFSDISLIRISPQRNPSVGAESPFHPSHPYINPYMDYIRSLQPLGSPSISVLSATRGLSPADAPHAGLTPAEYYHQMALLAGHRSPYSADLLPSVATAASGAGALHMEYLQAMDSSRFPSPRLPSRPSRKRPLPISPLSEHSFDLQTMIRNSPNSLVTMLNNSRSSSSTSGSYGHLSAGAISPALSFAYPPTPVALHMHQQLMGRQPGIVGSAFGHSPPLIHPTPAFATQRPMSGFTAAGLHASERSGVSGDSSQIKPTSESAVSSTGDPMHHKRSKMKPEEDLPSPGAVSIQDHPDGMTMVKEEGDKDDGKQEPEVVYETNCHWENCCREFDTQEQLVQHINNDHIHGEKKEFVCRWEECSREQKPFKAQYMLVVHMRRHTGEKPHKCTFEGCAKAYSRLENLKTHLRSHTGEKPYVCEHEGCNKAFSNASDRAKHQNRTHSNEKPYVCKIPGCTKRYTDPSSLRKHVKTVHGPEAHVTKKQRGDYPRPPTQPREPGANNQGRSPGQLALGGYTDQREYNHVTSKQDECLQVKSIKTEKPMTSQPSPGGQSTCSSDQSPVSTYPSGGLQLTVSAGRLPGEWLEEDEDETEEEHHGQPAPIMDSTVSTATAAMLTLQARRSVGRPLRWMEHLKMERLKQVNGALPRLGPLSPPPPLKGSTLPTIQGKGSCLGKQWTVAAPQPPAQPELGGTELTVLNLLRDRRDSSGSATSSAYLSSSRRSSGISPCFSSRRSSQASQNDGTTAAAHHRRLHNLSSTDSYDPISTDASRRSSEASHYGGGYGAGFSGVPSGGVHGGGEVGGSRGMLTLTPAQHYHLKAKYAAATGGPPPTPLPNMERMSLKARMAMMDEGGANQPMPPLVRPHRCTDATNSSMGHSGYRRRVLYPGEGPLTGNRRASDPVRTQPSSDICNLPQVQRFNSLSNLHPLPPLSQQHIPEIRNLTLQNYTRSDGNLQRAPQNPSYNPSIAEHAALEALAMEGDEDAYPLLEDEDILPDDMVQYLRSQVQADAGPYMHIEEQVAPRERVHQYMEGMEQTSGMNFAGNHCLQQQQQRRSPSLLPIQWNEVSSGSAERSPQRNCGKWSAQAPSEPFGRFGNMVVQQQQQQQQQQQQQQQQQQHASPGFHHSCSQVDPTQSASTVNPVVKLEASPTSCMEMRGAAPDTFARPHFPKTTDGPFPPKQNHFQQNLNSRVSCQMGNNLLLSQASIDNLHDVLHPNQHGTTVNRNLGRNHLNPSNCSQVHRFQNGGSLCPLKLEAPEHAYLEQDFTDPISFQQTNPKAASIPTVEDHYLLDSITGGQLGNHRDSSTSLLSPGSDQVTSTVEGAAVLDDGAGLDFGAMMEDGFDQGSLVSVPLSPSMFQGLSRTSSRLTTPRASATFSTAAPALAAVAPGVNNMAIGDMSSLLSSLAEESKFLAIMQ; this comes from the exons GCCTCCTGTGCTGGCGGGCAGTCCGGCCTTCTCGGACATCTCCCTCATCCGGATCTCGCCCCAGCGGAACCCCTCCGTGGGGGCGGAGTCGCCCTTTCACCCCTCGCACCCGTACATCAACCCCTACATGGACTACATCCGCTCCCTGCAGCCCCTCGGCAGCCCCTCTATCTCCGTGCTGTCGGCCACCAGAGGCCTCAGCCCTGCCGACG CCCCTCACGCAGGCCTGACCCCCGCCGAGTACTACCACCAGATGGCTCTGCTGGCGGGCCACCGGAGCCCCTACTCTGCTGACCTGCTACCCTCAGTGGCGACCGCGGCCAGCGGTGCCGGCGCACTGCATATGGAGTACCTGCAGGCCATGGACA GCTCTCGCTTCCCGAGCCCGAGGCTGCCGTCGCGGCCCAGCAGGAAGCGGCCGCTGCCCATCTCGCCGCTGTCCGAGCACAGCTTCGACCTGCAGACCATGATCCGCAACTCGCCCAACTCGCTCGTCACCATGCTCAACAACTCGCGCTCCAGCTCGTCCACCAGCGGCTCCTACGGCCACCTGTCTGCAGGAGCCATCAG CCCGGCGCTGAGCTTCGCCTACCCGCCCACGCCGGTGGCGTTGCACATGCACCAGCAGCTGATGGGCCGCCAGCCGGGCATCGTGGGCTCCGCCTTCGGCCACAGCCCCCCGCTCATCCACCCGACGCCGGCCTTCGCCACCCAGAGGCCCATGTCTGGCTTCACCGCCGCCGGGCTTCATGCCAGCGAGCGGTCGGGCGTCTCCGGTGACTCCTCACAG ATCAAACCAACCAGTGAATCTGCGGTGAGCAGCACTGGCGACCCGATGCACCACAAGCGCTCCAAAATGAAACCAGAGGAGGATCTGCCAAGCCCAGGAGCGGTCAGCATACAG GATCACCCCGATGGGATGACTATGGTGAAGGAGGAGGGCGACAAGGACGATGGCAAACAGGAACCTGAGGTGGTTTACGAGACCAACTGCCATTGGGAGAACTGCTGCCGCGAGTTCGATACCCAGGAGCAGCTAGTGCAA CACATCAACAACGACCACATCCACGGGGAGAAGAAAGAGTTTGTGTGTCGCTGGGAAGAATGCTCCAGGGAACAGAAGCCTTTCAAGGCCCAGTACATGCTGGTGGTCCACATGCGCAGgcatactggagagaaacctcACAAGTGCACA TTTGAAGGCTGTGCTAAGGCCTACTCCCGCCTGGAAAACCTCAAGACTCACTTGCGTTCCCACACGGGCGAGAAGCCATACGTGTGTGAACACGAGGGCTGCAACAAAGCCTTCTCCAACGCCTCCGACCGCGCCAAACATCAAAATCGCACACACTCAAACGAG AAACCGTACGTGTGCAAAATCCCAGGCTGCACCAAACGCTACACAGACCCAAGCTCCTTGCGCAAGCACGTGAAGACCGTGCACGGGCCCGAGGCGCACGTCACCAAGAAACAGCGCGGCGATTACCCCAGGCCTCCGACGCAGCCCCGGGAGCCCGGTGCCAACAATCAGGGGCGGTCTCCGGGGCAACTGGCGCTGGGGGGCTACACGGACCAAAGGGAGTACAACCACGTTACCTCAAAACAGGATGAATGTCTGCAGGTCAAGTCCATCAAGACAGAGAAACCAATG ACGTCTCAGCCAAGCCCTGGCGGTCAGTCTACATGCAGCAGTGACCAGTCCCCAGTCAGCACCTATCCCAGCGGTGGACTCCAGCTTACTGTGAGTGCCGGACGCTTGCCAGGGGAGTGGCTGGAGGAGGACGAGGATGAGACAGAAGAGGAACACCACGGGCAGCCGGCCCCCATCATGGACTCCACCGTCTCCACGGCGACGGCGGCCATGCTGACCCTGCAGGCGAGGCGCAGCGTGGGCCGCCCCCTGCGCTGGATGGAGCACCTCAAGATGGAGAGGCTGAAGCAGGTGAACGGAGCGCTGCCCAGGCTGGGGCCCCTGTCCCCGCCGCCGCCCCTCAAGGGTTCCACACTCCCCACCATCCAGGGGAAGG GGTCCTGTCTGGGCAAGCAGTGGACGGTCGCTGCTCCTCAGCCGCCAGCTCAGCCCGAGCTGGGCGGCACAGAGTTAACGGTGCTCAATTTGCTACGAGACCGGCGCGACAGCAGCGGGAGCGCCACCAGCTCCGCCTACCTGAGCAGCAGCCGCCGATCCTCGGGCATCTCCCCTTGCTTCTCCAGCCGACGCTCCAGCCAGGCGTCCCAGAACGACGGCACGACGGCGGCCGCCCACCACAGACGCCTCCACAACCTCAGCTCCACCGACTCCTACGACCCAATCTCCACCGACGCCTCCCGTCGGTCCAGCGAGGCAAGCCATTACGGAGGCGGGTACGGAGCGGGATTCAGCGGGGTACCATCGGGCGGGGTCCATGGGGGCGGAGAAGTAGGGGGCTCACGGGGGATGCTTACTTTAACCCCAGCACAGCACTACCACCTGAAGGCCAAGTACGCCGCAGCAACCGGTGGCCCGCCGCCGACCCCTCTACCCAACATGGAGCGCATGAGCCTGAAAGCCCGTATGGCCATGATGGACGAAGGTGGCGCCAACCAGCCTATGCCGCCGCTTGTCAGGCCGCACCGCTGCACCGATGCCACCAACAGCTCCATGGGACACTCGGGCTACAGGAGGAGGGTCCTCTATCCTGGCGAGGGGCCGCTGACCGGCAACAGGCGGGCCAGTGATCCGGTGAGGACGCAGCCTTCTTCCGACATTTGCAACCTGCCCCAAGTGCAGCGCTTCAACAGCCTGAGCAACCTGCACCCTCTTCCACCTCTGTCTCAGCAACACATCCCCGAAATACGCAACTTAACCTTACAGAATTACACTCGCTCAGACGGGAACCTGCAGAGAGCCCCGCAGAACCCCTCCTACAACCCCAGCATTGCGGAGCACGCGGCTTTAGAAGCTCTGGCCATGGAGGGCGATGAAGACGCTTACCCGCTGCTTGAGGATGAAGATATCCTTCCTGATGACATGGTACAGTATCTCCGCTCACAGGTTCAAGCGGATGCTGGCCCCTACATGCACATTGAGGAGCAAGTAGCCCCCAGGGAGAGAGTGCACCAGTATATGGAAGGGATGGAGCAGACTTCTGGGATGAACTTCGCAGGCAACCACTGcctccagcagcagcagcagaggaGGAGCCCCAGCTTGCTTCCCATCCAGTGGAACGAAGTCAGCTCCGGGAGCGCTGAGCGGTCTCCACAGAGGAACTGCGGAAAGTGGTCAGCTCAGGCCCCGTCTGAACCTTTTGGCAGGTTTGGAAACATGGTggtccagcagcagcagcagcagcagcagcagcagcagcagcagcagcagcagcagcagcatgcGTCACCCGGCTTTCACCACAGTTGTTCCCAGGTAGACCCAACTCAAAGTGCTTCCACCGTCAACCCTGTGGTCAAGCTGGAGGCATCTCCTACATCCTGCATGGAGATGAGAGGAGCTGCTCCCGATACCTTTGCTCGGCCTCACTTCCCAAAGACCACTGATGGACCTTTTCCACCAAAGCAGAACCACTTCCAGCAGAACCTCAACAGTCGAGTCTCCTGCCAGATGGGAAACAACCTCCTGCTCAGTCAGGCCTCCATAGACAATCTTCATGATGTCCTTCATCCCAATCAGCATGGTACAACCGTCAACAGGAACTTAGGGAGGAACCATCTCAACCCTTCAAACTGCAGTCAAGTCCATCGGTTTCAGAACGGCGGGAGTCTGTGTCCCCTGAAACTGGAAGCTCCAGAACATGCGTACCTGGAGCAGGACTTCACAGATCCTATCTCCTTCCAGCAGACAAATCCCAAAGCAGCATCAATCCCGACAGTGGAAGACCACTACTTGTTAGACTCCATCACTGGAGGGCAACTTGGTAACCATCGTGACTCCTCCACTTCGCTTCTGTCTCCCGGTTCCGACCAAGTGACCAGCACGGTGGAAGGTGCCGCCGTGCTGGACGACGGCGCCGGTCTGGACTTTGGCGCCATGATGGAGGACGGCTTCGACCAGGGCAGCCTTGTGTCTGTGCCGCTAAGTCCCTCCATGTTCCAGGGACTCTCCAGGACCTCGTCGCGGCTGACCACCCCTCGCGCCTCGGCCACCTTCAGCACGGCGGCCCCAGCCCTCGCCGCCGTGGCGCCCGGCGTCAACAACATGGCCATCGGAGACATGAGTTCCCTTCTCAGCAGCCTCGCGGAGGAGAGCAAATTCCTGGCCATCATGCAGTAG